A genomic region of Abditibacteriaceae bacterium contains the following coding sequences:
- a CDS encoding DNA cytosine methyltransferase, translating to MEIFAGCGGLALGMARAGFCHEMVVEYDRDAVRTLEDNKGRGVEHLRHWDINPVDARHIDYRALNSVDVVSGGPPCQPFSIGGKHLGPRDPRNMWPEAIRAIRELSPKAFVLENVRGLFRPAFEPYLDYITLQLSYPDLKPRGDEFWEDHLRRLRDHRAIDKGRTRAFRVLSQSVNAADYGAAQKRHRAIFIGIDARYGQDWNFPEPTHSQEALAWAKHVDLSYWQRHGVRRVRAFASASEASALKRAVAKGTPPIEKPWVTVRDAIGNLPPPTKSEFMAGHWQHPGAKVYKNHTGSNMDEPAKALKAG from the coding sequence TTGGAAATTTTCGCCGGTTGCGGCGGACTTGCGTTGGGTATGGCCCGTGCCGGGTTCTGCCATGAGATGGTCGTGGAATATGACCGCGACGCGGTCAGGACACTAGAGGACAACAAGGGCCGCGGAGTCGAGCACCTCAGGCATTGGGATATCAACCCCGTTGATGCCCGCCACATCGACTATCGCGCCCTGAACAGCGTCGATGTCGTGTCTGGCGGGCCACCATGCCAGCCGTTCTCGATCGGTGGGAAGCATCTTGGCCCACGCGATCCGCGAAATATGTGGCCGGAGGCGATCCGCGCGATCCGCGAACTATCGCCCAAGGCGTTCGTGTTGGAGAACGTGCGCGGCTTATTCCGGCCGGCGTTTGAGCCGTATCTCGACTACATCACCTTGCAGCTTTCCTACCCCGACCTGAAACCGCGCGGCGATGAGTTTTGGGAAGATCATCTGCGGCGTCTGCGCGACCACCGCGCGATCGACAAGGGGCGCACCCGCGCGTTTCGCGTGCTGTCCCAATCTGTGAATGCAGCCGACTATGGCGCTGCCCAAAAGCGCCATCGCGCGATCTTCATTGGTATTGACGCACGGTACGGCCAAGATTGGAACTTCCCAGAGCCGACGCATTCGCAAGAAGCGCTCGCTTGGGCAAAACACGTGGATTTGAGCTACTGGCAGCGCCACGGTGTCCGGAGAGTGCGCGCCTTCGCATCGGCGTCAGAGGCGTCCGCGTTGAAACGAGCCGTTGCTAAGGGAACGCCACCGATTGAAAAGCCCTGGGTGACGGTACGCGACGCGATTGGAAACCTTCCCCCGCCGACCAAATCAGAGTTCATGGCTGGGCATTGGCAACATCCAGGCGCCAAGGTTTACAAGAACCACACCGGCAGCAACATGGACGAGCCCGCAAAAGCCTTAAAGGCTGG